Proteins encoded by one window of Salvia splendens isolate huo1 chromosome 5, SspV2, whole genome shotgun sequence:
- the LOC121803167 gene encoding cytochrome b5-like, with the protein MGVESKVFTYSDVSAHKTSDDCWVIINGKVYNVTSYLDEHPGGDEVILGQAGNDASQEFEDVGHGSAARLMLDEFYVGEVDSTTKVEVVDSPPVVAKDSGVKPEESTKFLHFLLSLGILGLALGVLLFNFSR; encoded by the exons ATGGGTGTAGAGAGCAAAGTATTCACATATTCAGATGTCTCTGCACACAAAACTTCTGATGATTGCTGGGTTATAATCAATGGAAag GTCTATAATGTTACAAGCTACTTAGACGAGCATCCCGGCGGTGACGAAGTCATACTGGGACAGGCAG GTAACGATGCAAGTCAAGAATTCGAAGATGTAGGCCATGGCAGCGCTGCAAGACTAATGTTGGATGAATTCTACGTTGGCGAGGTGGACTCCACCACAAAAGTTGAAGTTGTGGATTCGCCACCGGTGGTGGCCAAAGATTCCGGCGTCAAGCCGGAGGAGTCAACTaagtttcttcattttcttctttcactTGGAATACTAGGATTGGCTTTGGGGGTTTTACTATTCAACTTCTCAAGATGA